A region of Mesorhizobium sp. M3A.F.Ca.ET.080.04.2.1 DNA encodes the following proteins:
- a CDS encoding acyltransferase yields the protein MLAKSSDVPADQTGRVGPVDALRCFAMTAVVAQHCGLMPFGWTGVWLFFVISGFVVTLSVIERPANRPPMERLRSFYRRRALRIIPVYYAYVGVGLLLALLSGTHPDFVDVLSLFGFFHNIAMGLGRGTLSEWPVGHLWTISVEMQFYLVYGVVLVLASKRIVILLLFAALVAATPLRFAAATEVASLHLDSEVSAYRIYSGSFLHTDSFAMGALLAFAQRYGLLHRLARPLACAGAAAMLAYAATYTWLNYSVVHAQGIAIVRNVVSGILWGQYREVFLYTALAIASGGLVALAATGDRSLSWLLRPLLFHRIGEISYGAYIFHALAINAAAFILGHIGVLPARSLAERLVFFVLSYTVTVTIAHLSFWHFERRIAGGRKHRPADNGLLDVPTREGEAA from the coding sequence ATGCTTGCCAAAAGTTCCGATGTGCCGGCCGACCAAACCGGGCGCGTCGGCCCTGTCGACGCACTCCGGTGTTTTGCGATGACGGCTGTCGTGGCGCAGCATTGCGGGCTGATGCCCTTCGGCTGGACAGGCGTCTGGCTGTTTTTCGTGATCTCCGGCTTCGTGGTCACGCTGTCGGTCATAGAAAGGCCCGCGAACCGCCCCCCGATGGAGCGGCTGCGCAGTTTCTACCGCCGCAGGGCCCTCCGCATAATCCCGGTTTACTACGCCTATGTGGGCGTCGGCCTTTTGCTGGCCCTCCTGAGTGGAACTCATCCGGACTTTGTCGACGTTCTCTCGCTTTTCGGATTTTTTCACAACATCGCGATGGGGCTGGGCAGAGGCACTTTGTCGGAATGGCCCGTGGGTCACCTTTGGACGATATCCGTCGAGATGCAGTTCTATCTCGTTTACGGGGTCGTGCTGGTGCTGGCGTCGAAGCGGATCGTGATCCTGCTGCTCTTTGCTGCCCTTGTCGCGGCCACCCCCCTGAGGTTCGCGGCTGCAACGGAAGTTGCCAGCCTCCATCTCGACAGCGAGGTGAGCGCTTACCGGATTTATTCAGGGTCTTTCCTCCACACTGATTCCTTTGCCATGGGCGCGCTCCTGGCGTTTGCCCAGCGCTACGGGCTCCTGCATAGGCTGGCTCGGCCCCTCGCCTGCGCAGGCGCCGCGGCCATGCTGGCTTATGCCGCGACTTACACATGGCTGAACTATTCAGTGGTGCATGCCCAGGGCATCGCCATAGTCAGGAACGTCGTTTCAGGCATATTGTGGGGGCAATATAGGGAAGTGTTTCTCTATACGGCGCTGGCCATCGCCTCTGGCGGTTTGGTGGCCCTCGCCGCCACGGGCGACCGATCCCTGTCCTGGCTTCTGAGACCGCTCTTGTTTCACCGCATCGGGGAGATATCTTACGGGGCTTACATCTTCCATGCCTTGGCAATCAACGCGGCAGCCTTCATTCTCGGCCATATCGGCGTGTTGCCAGCACGCTCGTTAGCCGAAAGGCTCGTGTTCTTTGTGCTCTCCTACACGGTAACGGTCACGATAGCGCATTTGTCATTCTGGCATTTCGAAAGGCGGATCGCCGGCGGCCGCAAGCATCGGCCGGCAGACAACGGATTGCTCGACGTTCCGACGCGAGAAGGAGAAGCGGCATGA
- a CDS encoding Crp/Fnr family transcriptional regulator, with protein sequence MQALSQFMHSRPAEGTSSKIEWSNNDFPGTTTRVYKPHSILCRQDDDNDTIFIVKSGWALLYRGLPDGDRQIIDTPLWGDIVGFRSVDGPRFASLASASELTVYEIPRKALVEGMLSKGSLGSKMAHALARLNAIFAEHVVNVGRRNAMSRTAHFLLELEERLSNVGLSSQGKYDCPLTQNELADILGMTPVHVNRTLRELRNADLVSFKGGHVEMLNRKNLVKLASFEREYLS encoded by the coding sequence ATGCAGGCACTGTCGCAGTTCATGCATTCGCGTCCCGCGGAGGGGACATCGTCGAAAATCGAATGGTCCAACAACGATTTTCCCGGCACGACCACGAGAGTCTATAAGCCGCATTCGATCCTGTGCCGCCAGGACGACGACAACGACACGATTTTCATCGTAAAATCGGGTTGGGCTTTGCTTTATCGCGGGCTGCCTGACGGCGACCGGCAGATCATCGACACCCCTCTCTGGGGCGACATTGTCGGTTTCCGTTCCGTAGACGGACCTCGGTTCGCATCGCTGGCATCTGCATCCGAACTTACTGTCTACGAAATTCCAAGGAAGGCGCTGGTCGAAGGCATGTTGTCGAAGGGCAGTCTCGGCAGCAAGATGGCCCACGCATTGGCGCGGCTGAACGCCATTTTTGCCGAGCACGTGGTGAATGTCGGGCGGCGCAACGCAATGAGCCGGACCGCTCACTTCCTGCTCGAGTTGGAGGAAAGGCTCTCCAATGTCGGCTTGTCCTCTCAGGGAAAATACGACTGTCCACTCACTCAAAACGAACTGGCAGACATCCTGGGAATGACCCCCGTTCACGTCAACCGGACATTGAGGGAACTGCGCAACGCCGATCTCGTCTCTTTCAAGGGCGGCCATGTAGAGATGCTCAACCGCAAGAACTTGGTCAAATTGGCCAGCTTCGAAAGAGAATACCTCAGCTAG
- a CDS encoding response regulator transcription factor: MGSMSSTAGLLKYTSDNQPRVPGNGTEHAHKECLLILDGRALDRECLASALVDHELGMAVAAMGSIEEWRMKKGSAPPLVAILFNLGGRKVTDHATADEIRRISSEFKSVPVVVLADNEDLAQILAALECGARGYIPTSVGIDVCVEAINLAAAGGIFVPASSVLSMRHLIDSGSRETQPLTRMFTLRQTEVAQALRRGKANKIIAYELNLRESTVKVHIRNIMKKLKATNRTEVAYKVNDLFSEGASIEERP, from the coding sequence GTGGGTAGTATGAGTTCAACAGCAGGACTGCTTAAGTACACTTCAGACAACCAGCCAAGAGTTCCCGGTAACGGAACAGAACATGCTCACAAGGAATGCCTCCTAATATTAGATGGAAGGGCCCTCGACCGAGAATGCCTCGCATCGGCCCTTGTGGATCACGAGCTCGGCATGGCGGTCGCCGCCATGGGTTCCATCGAAGAATGGCGCATGAAGAAGGGTTCGGCCCCTCCCCTGGTGGCCATTCTCTTCAATCTCGGCGGCCGGAAGGTCACCGACCATGCCACGGCAGACGAGATCAGGCGCATATCGTCTGAGTTCAAATCCGTCCCCGTGGTCGTCCTCGCCGACAACGAGGACCTCGCGCAGATACTGGCAGCTCTCGAGTGTGGCGCACGAGGTTACATTCCAACCTCGGTCGGCATCGATGTCTGCGTCGAGGCGATCAATCTTGCGGCAGCCGGAGGCATATTCGTCCCGGCGAGCAGTGTTCTGTCGATGCGGCATCTGATCGACTCAGGCAGCCGCGAAACGCAGCCTTTGACGCGAATGTTCACCTTGAGGCAAACCGAGGTCGCCCAGGCGCTCCGGCGCGGCAAGGCAAACAAGATCATCGCCTACGAGCTGAACTTGCGCGAAAGCACTGTGAAGGTACATATCCGAAACATCATGAAGAAGCTGAAGGCGACCAACCGCACTGAAGTTGCCTACAAGGTCAACGATCTCTTCTCCGAAGGAGCTTCGATAGAAGAGCGGCCTTAG
- a CDS encoding glutamate-1-semialdehyde 2,1-aminomutase produces MSEQGFRFQRSVRLQERGRRLIPGGCHTYAKGEDQYPVLAPGFIERGLGCHVWDVDGNEYIEYGMGNRSVGLGHAYPSVLRAAEKAIRGGCNFTRPARIEVDCAETFLELIGAQMVKFCKDGSDATSGAVRLARAYTGRDLVACCADHPFFSTDDWFIGTTPMNAGIPEAVRNLTVTFRYNDVASVKELFDRYPGRLAALIMEPSRGDDPTDGFLHKVQRLCRDNGALLILDEMITGFRWHAGGAQKLYGIEPDLSTFGKALGNGFSVSALAGKREYMRLGGLEHTDRPRVFLLSTTHGAETHALAAAIATMRVYQNEPVVEHLYDQGTKLRDGIEEAARRHGVDRHFKVVGRPCCLAFATLDLDGKPSQAYRSLFLQETIRRGVLMPSLVVSYTHDNAAVMKTIEAVDGALAVYAQALESGASRFLVGRPSRVVFRRYNSGDERAEVSAAQETPQAAIIGTKGQSASQLIATS; encoded by the coding sequence ATGTCTGAGCAAGGCTTTCGTTTTCAACGATCCGTCCGCCTGCAGGAACGTGGTCGCCGACTGATCCCGGGCGGCTGCCACACCTATGCAAAGGGCGAGGACCAATATCCCGTCCTCGCGCCGGGTTTCATCGAGCGCGGTTTGGGTTGCCATGTCTGGGACGTCGACGGCAACGAGTACATCGAATACGGCATGGGCAACCGTTCCGTCGGATTGGGACACGCCTACCCGAGCGTGCTCAGGGCGGCAGAGAAAGCGATCCGCGGGGGTTGCAATTTCACGCGTCCAGCCAGGATCGAGGTCGACTGCGCCGAGACATTCCTGGAGCTGATCGGCGCTCAGATGGTAAAGTTCTGCAAGGACGGGTCGGATGCAACGTCTGGGGCCGTCCGGCTTGCGCGTGCCTATACGGGCCGCGATCTCGTTGCCTGCTGCGCGGACCATCCCTTCTTTTCGACGGACGACTGGTTCATCGGGACCACGCCAATGAATGCAGGGATTCCAGAGGCGGTCCGAAATCTTACCGTCACCTTCCGCTACAACGACGTCGCCAGCGTCAAGGAGCTTTTCGACCGCTACCCAGGCAGGCTGGCGGCTCTGATCATGGAGCCATCCCGCGGCGACGATCCGACAGACGGGTTCCTGCACAAGGTCCAGCGGCTGTGCAGGGACAACGGCGCGCTGCTCATCCTCGACGAGATGATCACCGGCTTCAGGTGGCATGCGGGCGGGGCGCAGAAACTTTATGGAATCGAGCCGGACCTGTCGACGTTCGGCAAAGCGCTCGGCAACGGGTTTTCAGTCTCCGCCCTCGCGGGGAAACGCGAGTACATGCGTCTCGGCGGGCTGGAGCATACGGACCGCCCGAGAGTCTTCCTGCTGTCAACCACGCATGGCGCGGAGACGCATGCGCTCGCCGCGGCGATCGCGACCATGCGGGTCTATCAGAACGAACCGGTGGTCGAGCACCTGTATGATCAGGGAACGAAACTGAGGGACGGTATCGAGGAGGCGGCCAGGCGCCATGGAGTGGATCGGCATTTCAAGGTCGTCGGCCGACCCTGCTGCCTGGCATTTGCCACGCTCGACCTCGACGGCAAGCCATCGCAGGCATATCGCTCGCTGTTCCTGCAGGAGACGATCAGGCGTGGGGTGCTCATGCCGTCTCTGGTCGTCAGCTACACGCACGACAATGCTGCGGTCATGAAGACCATAGAGGCCGTCGATGGGGCGCTGGCGGTCTATGCGCAGGCCCTGGAGTCGGGAGCCAGCCGCTTCCTGGTTGGTCGACCGTCAAGGGTCGTTTTCCGCCGCTACAACAGCGGAGACG